From one Streptomyces spiramyceticus genomic stretch:
- a CDS encoding Gfo/Idh/MocA family protein yields MTRKTVRIAMNGVTGRMGYRQHLVRSVLAIREQGGLDLGDGTGTVLWPEPVLVGRREHALKDLAARHDLTEWSTDLDAVLADDTIDIYFDAQVTSAREEALRRAIAAGKHVYTEKPTATGLTAALGLARLARDAGIKHGVVQDKIFLPGLLKLKRLIDGGFFGEILSVRGEFGYWVFEGDWQSAQRPSWNYRSDDGGGIVVDMFPHWEYVLHELFGRVATVQSHVATHIPQRWDEKGKPYAATADDAAYGIFQLEGGAVAQINSSWAVRVNRDELVEFQVDGTHGSAVAGLRNCRVQHRSTTPKPVWNPDLPVTHSFRDQWQEVPDNDTFDNGFKAQWELFLRHVALDEPYTWDLLAGARGVQLAELGLKSSAEGRRYDVPELSL; encoded by the coding sequence GTGACACGCAAGACAGTGCGCATCGCCATGAACGGCGTTACGGGGCGGATGGGCTACCGCCAGCACCTCGTCCGCTCCGTCCTCGCGATCCGCGAGCAGGGCGGCCTGGACCTGGGCGATGGCACCGGCACGGTCCTGTGGCCCGAGCCGGTCCTGGTCGGCCGCCGCGAACACGCCCTCAAGGACCTGGCCGCCCGCCACGACCTCACCGAATGGTCCACAGACCTGGATGCCGTCCTCGCCGACGACACGATCGACATCTACTTCGACGCCCAGGTCACCTCCGCCCGCGAGGAGGCCCTGAGAAGGGCCATCGCGGCGGGCAAGCACGTCTACACGGAGAAACCGACGGCAACCGGCCTGACCGCCGCCCTCGGACTGGCCCGCCTGGCCCGCGACGCCGGCATCAAACACGGCGTCGTACAGGACAAGATCTTCCTCCCGGGCCTGCTCAAGCTGAAGCGCCTGATCGACGGCGGCTTCTTCGGCGAGATCCTCTCCGTCCGGGGCGAGTTCGGCTACTGGGTCTTCGAGGGCGACTGGCAGTCCGCCCAGCGCCCCTCGTGGAACTACCGCTCCGACGACGGCGGCGGCATCGTCGTGGACATGTTCCCGCACTGGGAGTACGTACTGCACGAGCTGTTCGGCCGGGTCGCGACCGTCCAGTCGCACGTCGCGACCCACATCCCGCAGCGCTGGGACGAGAAGGGCAAGCCGTACGCCGCCACCGCCGACGACGCGGCGTACGGCATCTTCCAGCTGGAGGGCGGCGCGGTGGCGCAGATCAACTCCTCCTGGGCGGTACGGGTCAACCGCGACGAGCTCGTCGAGTTCCAGGTCGACGGAACGCACGGCTCCGCAGTGGCCGGCCTGCGCAACTGCCGTGTGCAGCACCGCAGTACGACCCCCAAGCCGGTCTGGAACCCCGACCTCCCGGTCACGCACTCCTTCCGTGACCAGTGGCAGGAAGTCCCCGACAACGACACCTTCGACAACGGCTTCAAGGCCCAGTGGGAGCTCTTCCTGCGCCACGTCGCACTGGACGAGCCGTACACCTGGGACCTCCTCGCGGGCGCACGCGGCGTACAGCTGGCCGAGCTCGGCCTCAAGTCCTCCGCAGAGGGCCGCCGTTACGACGTACCGGAGCTGTCGCTGTGA
- a CDS encoding bifunctional helix-turn-helix transcriptional regulator/GNAT family N-acetyltransferase, protein MAVQEIRAFNRFYTNLIGALDYSRHLYTPYTLTESRVLYELTHSPHTDAADLRTRLSLDAGYLSRLLANFEQDGLIERSPSEEDARRRRVSLTARGREAAALLDERSREAVGSLLSGVRPEERPRLTAAMRTVREILSSSTPHAPEAPVLRDPVPGDLGWIVQRHGALYAAEFGWNADFEGLVARIVADFAQDHDPHLERVWIAELDGRPVGSVMCVRDDAPGTARLRLLLVDPSARGHGLGERLVRTVVDFAYEVGYREVVLWTNDVLTAARKIYQRAGFTLVAEKPHRSYGADLVGQDWRLPLQEGASK, encoded by the coding sequence ATGGCTGTTCAGGAAATCCGCGCGTTCAACCGCTTCTACACCAACCTCATCGGCGCGCTCGATTACAGCCGCCACCTCTACACGCCGTACACGCTGACCGAATCCCGCGTCCTGTACGAGCTGACCCACTCCCCGCATACGGACGCGGCGGACCTGCGCACCCGCCTGTCGCTGGACGCCGGTTACTTGAGCCGGCTGCTGGCCAATTTCGAGCAGGACGGGCTGATCGAGCGGAGCCCGTCCGAGGAGGACGCCCGGCGCCGGCGTGTCAGCCTGACAGCGAGGGGCCGGGAAGCGGCGGCCCTCCTCGACGAGCGCTCGCGCGAAGCCGTCGGCTCGCTGCTGTCCGGCGTACGGCCGGAGGAGCGCCCTCGCCTTACCGCGGCGATGCGCACAGTCCGGGAGATTCTCAGCAGCAGTACGCCGCACGCCCCCGAAGCGCCGGTGCTGCGCGACCCCGTGCCGGGCGACCTCGGCTGGATCGTGCAGCGGCACGGCGCGCTGTACGCCGCAGAGTTCGGCTGGAACGCGGACTTCGAGGGCCTCGTCGCCCGTATCGTCGCGGACTTCGCCCAGGACCACGACCCCCACCTGGAGCGCGTCTGGATCGCCGAGCTCGACGGCCGGCCGGTGGGTTCGGTGATGTGCGTACGGGACGACGCCCCCGGCACCGCCCGGCTGCGCCTCCTGCTGGTCGACCCCTCGGCGCGCGGCCACGGCCTGGGTGAACGACTGGTCCGAACGGTCGTGGACTTCGCATACGAGGTGGGGTACCGGGAAGTCGTGCTGTGGACGAACGATGTGCTGACCGCCGCCCGCAAGATCTACCAGCGCGCCGGATTCACACTCGTCGCCGAGAAGCCGCACCGCTCGTACGGAGCGGACCTGGTGGGCCAGGACTGGCGGCTCCCCCTCCAAGAAGGAGCATCGAAGTGA
- a CDS encoding LacI family DNA-binding transcriptional regulator, with the protein MTVTLADVAARARVSPATVSRVLNGNYPVAAATRERVLRAVDELDYVLNGPASALAAATSDLVGILVNDIADPFFGIMAGAAQSQIGGLEGAGAGRAGGEKLAIVCNTGGSPERELTYLTLLQRQRAAAVILTGGAIEDPEHSALVAAKLAKLADGGARVVLCGRPPLAEGASGPGPVVAALAFDNRGGGRRLTGHLTALGHRRIGYVAGPEERTTTRHRLEGHREAMAAAGLPEDDGLTVHGPYDRRSGYDATLELLRRDPRLTAVVAANDTVALGACAALRDRGLRIPDDVSVAGFDDLPFATDTVPALTTVRLPLYEAGARAGRLAMGREAAPPGGIASVPAELMVRGSTGVARG; encoded by the coding sequence ATGACAGTGACCTTGGCGGACGTGGCGGCCCGCGCCCGGGTGTCGCCTGCCACCGTCTCCCGTGTGCTGAACGGCAACTACCCGGTCGCCGCCGCCACGCGGGAGCGGGTGCTGCGCGCGGTCGACGAACTCGACTACGTCCTGAACGGGCCCGCGAGTGCGCTTGCCGCTGCGACGTCCGACCTCGTCGGGATCCTCGTCAACGACATCGCCGACCCCTTCTTCGGGATCATGGCCGGGGCCGCGCAGTCCCAGATAGGCGGCCTTGAGGGGGCGGGGGCGGGGCGTGCGGGCGGCGAGAAACTCGCCATCGTCTGCAACACGGGGGGCTCGCCGGAGCGCGAGCTCACCTACCTCACGCTGTTGCAGCGACAGCGGGCCGCGGCGGTGATTCTTACCGGGGGCGCGATCGAGGACCCGGAGCACTCGGCGCTGGTCGCCGCGAAGCTGGCGAAGCTGGCGGACGGGGGTGCGCGGGTGGTGCTGTGCGGGAGGCCGCCGCTGGCTGAGGGGGCCTCTGGCCCCGGCCCGGTGGTGGCTGCGCTTGCCTTCGACAACCGGGGCGGGGGGCGACGGCTCACCGGGCATCTGACGGCGCTGGGGCACCGGAGGATCGGGTACGTGGCCGGTCCTGAGGAGCGTACGACGACACGGCACCGGCTGGAGGGGCACCGCGAGGCGATGGCTGCGGCGGGGTTGCCCGAGGACGACGGCCTGACGGTCCACGGGCCGTACGACCGCCGTAGCGGGTACGACGCGACGCTGGAACTCCTGCGCCGCGACCCGAGACTTACGGCGGTGGTCGCGGCGAACGACACGGTGGCGCTGGGGGCGTGCGCGGCGCTGCGGGACCGGGGGCTGCGCATCCCGGACGACGTATCCGTCGCGGGCTTCGACGACCTCCCCTTCGCAACGGACACCGTGCCCGCCCTCACGACGGTACGGCTGCCGCTGTACGAGGCGGGGGCGCGGGCGGGGCGGCTGGCAATGGGGAGGGAAGCGGCGCCACCGGGAGGCATCGCGTCGGTTCCGGCGGAGCTGATGGTGCGGGGGTCTACGGGGGTGGCGCGGGGCTGA
- a CDS encoding glycoside hydrolase family 3 protein, which produces MHHHRTSRGTSRRTLLIATATAAVAAATTAAAPTASPVASDSASTRDRLKRLISRMSLEEKVGQLFVMRVYGHSATEPDQADIDLNLKEMGVRTAAELVAKYHVGGIIYFAWAHNTRDPHQIADLSNGIQRAGLAQRTPLPLLISTDQEHGIVARVGKPATLVPGAMALGAGGSTRDARKAARIAGAELAAMGIVQNYAPVADVNVNPANPVIGVRSFGADPQAVAGMVAAQVKGYQGAGIAATSKHFPGHGDTKDDSHYALPTIHHTAEQWEQLDAPPFRAAVAAGIDSIMTAHIVVPALDPAKDPATLSRPILTGVLRERLGYDGVVVTDSLTMAGVRQKYGDDRVPVLALLAGCDQLLNPPDLPVAWNAVLKAVKDGEVSMSRLEESVLRILRLKAKLGLFRDPYVSHEGVDRTVGVRSHLAAADRIAEGTTTLLANTGGLLPLSLRTHNNVLVVGADPASPSGSTGPPTTVIAGAFTELGFNATALSTGITPTQAKIDEAVAAAKGKDVVVVGTYNVSATSPQRTLVSALAATGVPVVCLAIRNPYDIARLSGFAASVAAYSWTDVELRAAVRVIAGKIRPEGRLPVPIQRADDPAKVLYPVGYGLTY; this is translated from the coding sequence GTGCACCACCACCGCACATCCAGAGGCACCTCCAGACGCACCCTGCTCATCGCCACAGCCACGGCCGCTGTGGCCGCCGCGACCACAGCCGCCGCCCCCACCGCCTCCCCCGTCGCCTCTGACAGCGCCTCAACTCGCGACCGTCTCAAGCGCCTCATCTCCCGCATGAGCCTGGAGGAGAAGGTCGGCCAGCTCTTCGTCATGCGCGTGTACGGGCACTCCGCGACCGAGCCCGACCAGGCCGACATCGACCTCAATCTCAAGGAGATGGGGGTCAGGACCGCCGCCGAGCTCGTCGCGAAGTACCACGTCGGCGGCATCATCTACTTCGCCTGGGCGCACAACACCCGCGACCCGCACCAGATCGCCGACCTCTCCAACGGCATCCAGCGGGCAGGGCTCGCCCAGCGCACGCCCCTCCCCCTCCTCATCTCCACCGACCAGGAGCACGGCATCGTCGCCCGCGTCGGCAAGCCCGCCACCCTCGTGCCCGGCGCGATGGCGCTCGGGGCGGGCGGGTCGACCCGTGACGCGCGCAAGGCGGCGCGGATCGCGGGGGCCGAGCTGGCGGCGATGGGCATCGTGCAGAACTACGCGCCCGTCGCCGACGTCAACGTCAACCCCGCCAACCCCGTCATCGGCGTACGGTCCTTCGGGGCCGACCCGCAGGCCGTTGCGGGCATGGTCGCCGCGCAGGTCAAGGGCTATCAGGGGGCCGGGATCGCGGCCACGTCCAAGCACTTCCCCGGGCACGGCGACACCAAGGACGACAGTCACTACGCCCTCCCCACCATCCACCACACCGCCGAGCAGTGGGAGCAGCTGGACGCCCCGCCGTTCCGCGCCGCTGTCGCCGCCGGCATCGACTCGATCATGACCGCGCACATTGTGGTGCCCGCGCTCGACCCCGCCAAGGACCCGGCCACGCTCTCCCGGCCGATCCTCACCGGCGTACTGCGCGAGCGGCTCGGCTACGACGGAGTCGTCGTCACCGACTCCCTCACCATGGCGGGCGTACGCCAGAAGTACGGCGACGACCGGGTGCCCGTCCTCGCGCTCCTCGCCGGGTGCGACCAGCTGCTGAACCCGCCGGACCTGCCCGTCGCCTGGAACGCCGTCCTCAAGGCCGTCAAGGACGGCGAGGTGAGCATGAGCAGGTTGGAGGAGTCCGTCCTGCGGATCCTACGGCTCAAGGCCAAGCTCGGGCTGTTCCGCGATCCCTATGTGTCCCACGAGGGAGTCGACCGGACCGTGGGCGTGCGTTCGCACCTCGCCGCGGCCGACCGGATCGCCGAAGGCACCACCACCCTGCTGGCCAACACCGGCGGGCTGCTGCCGCTCAGCCTTCGCACCCACAACAATGTGCTGGTCGTCGGGGCCGATCCCGCGTCCCCCTCCGGGAGCACCGGGCCGCCCACCACCGTCATCGCCGGCGCGTTCACCGAGCTGGGCTTCAACGCCACCGCCCTGTCCACCGGGATCACGCCCACCCAGGCGAAGATCGACGAGGCGGTCGCCGCCGCCAAGGGGAAGGATGTGGTGGTAGTGGGGACGTACAACGTGTCCGCGACCAGCCCGCAGCGCACCCTCGTCAGTGCGCTCGCGGCCACCGGGGTGCCCGTCGTCTGCCTCGCCATCCGCAATCCGTACGACATCGCCCGGCTCAGCGGGTTCGCCGCGAGTGTGGCGGCGTACTCCTGGACCGACGTGGAACTCCGTGCGGCGGTCCGGGTCATCGCCGGAAAGATCCGCCCCGAGGGGAGGCTGCCCGTACCGATACAGCGCGCGGACGATCCGGCGAAGGTGCTGTATCCGGTCGGGTACGGGCTGACTTATTAG
- a CDS encoding PIN domain-containing protein, which produces MRAIVYDTGALVAAERRNADFIALHDELTAARIRPIVPVVVLAQAWRGGPQHQISRVLKGCDVLPDDQRTGRAAGVVCGASATSDVVDAIVVATAVQHQAAVVTSDPGDLTHLADAIGVKIRLFPI; this is translated from the coding sequence GTGCGCGCGATCGTCTACGACACAGGCGCACTGGTCGCTGCCGAGCGCCGCAACGCGGACTTCATCGCCCTGCACGACGAGCTGACCGCAGCCCGCATCCGTCCGATCGTGCCCGTGGTCGTACTCGCCCAAGCTTGGCGCGGCGGACCGCAGCACCAGATCTCCCGTGTCCTCAAAGGCTGCGACGTCCTCCCCGACGACCAGCGCACCGGGCGTGCCGCCGGCGTGGTCTGTGGAGCTTCGGCCACCTCCGACGTCGTGGATGCGATCGTCGTTGCCACCGCCGTCCAGCATCAAGCCGCCGTGGTGACCAGCGATCCCGGTGATCTGACGCATCTGGCCGACGCGATCGGCGTCAAGATCAGGCTGTTCCCCATCTGA
- a CDS encoding ABC transporter substrate-binding protein: MTEIWEFTDDRGQLASAGQRPTRVVAYIQAGATLWDHGLRPLGIFGSYHDGEAPDRAKAGTLPVGDVTYFGAGGAFDPDRLLAAGTDLVVAVSYGGGQVYGIAPDAAKRLEEQVPVVVLDVGQGRSLDEIRARFAELAASLGGAEPPVALDAARERLRTVAAKAPVLALSPAGDDQVHLARPHAWPDLRALAELGVRLLDPPAEGGANWSTVTWREAAALAPRVVLADTRTNASPLDPAHLGNAQVLPWNPELPASGAAQAGLFGGLAEALAAT, translated from the coding sequence ATGACAGAGATATGGGAATTCACCGATGACCGCGGCCAGTTGGCGTCGGCCGGGCAGCGGCCGACGCGGGTCGTCGCGTACATCCAGGCCGGCGCGACCCTCTGGGACCACGGCCTGCGCCCCCTCGGCATCTTCGGCTCGTACCACGACGGTGAGGCCCCCGACCGGGCGAAGGCGGGCACGCTCCCGGTGGGCGACGTGACGTACTTCGGCGCGGGCGGTGCGTTCGATCCCGACCGGCTTCTGGCTGCCGGAACCGACCTGGTCGTCGCCGTCAGCTACGGCGGCGGTCAGGTGTACGGCATCGCGCCGGACGCGGCGAAGCGTCTGGAGGAGCAGGTTCCGGTCGTCGTACTCGACGTGGGGCAGGGGCGCTCACTGGACGAGATCCGGGCGCGCTTCGCCGAGCTGGCCGCGTCCCTCGGCGGCGCGGAGCCCCCGGTCGCGCTCGACGCCGCGCGCGAGCGCCTCCGTACGGTCGCCGCGAAGGCCCCGGTGCTGGCGCTCTCCCCGGCCGGCGACGACCAGGTCCACCTCGCCAGGCCCCATGCCTGGCCGGACCTGCGCGCCCTGGCCGAACTCGGCGTACGCCTGCTGGACCCGCCTGCGGAGGGCGGCGCGAACTGGTCGACGGTCACCTGGCGGGAGGCGGCCGCGCTGGCCCCCCGCGTGGTCCTCGCCGACACCCGCACGAACGCCTCCCCCCTCGACCCCGCCCACCTGGGCAACGCCCAGGTCCTCCCCTGGAACCCGGAGCTCCCGGCGAGCGGGGCGGCGCAGGCGGGGCTGTTCGGGGGACTGGCGGAGGCGCTGGCGGCGACGTAG
- a CDS encoding sugar phosphate isomerase/epimerase family protein → MKYAFSTLGVPGMPISDVLRLATGTGYAGVELRAHPEEPVHSGIGASERADVVGEFDGAGVEILALAGYVRVAAPGDDAAVHEELDGLLILARDLGAPYVRVFPGGGDEQSQEEADATAARRLGRAAETAADMGVRILLETHDSHRTGAAASRILGPVGHKNVGALWDVMHTWLGGETPAATHAVLAPHLGYTQVKDIASADDTTPLALGTGVLPLGECVALLDDDDWLCWEYEKRWYPEAAELPGLLAAGRKYLERLAGHRSG, encoded by the coding sequence GTGAAGTACGCGTTCTCCACACTCGGGGTGCCCGGCATGCCGATCAGCGACGTACTGCGCCTGGCGACCGGAACCGGCTACGCCGGCGTGGAGCTGCGCGCCCACCCCGAGGAGCCGGTCCACTCCGGCATCGGAGCGAGCGAACGCGCGGATGTGGTGGGCGAGTTCGACGGGGCTGGCGTCGAGATTCTGGCTCTGGCCGGGTACGTCCGGGTGGCGGCCCCCGGCGACGACGCCGCCGTGCACGAGGAACTCGACGGCCTGCTGATCCTCGCCCGCGACCTCGGCGCCCCGTACGTCCGCGTCTTCCCCGGCGGAGGCGACGAGCAGAGCCAGGAGGAGGCCGACGCGACGGCGGCGCGGCGCCTGGGCCGGGCGGCCGAAACCGCCGCCGACATGGGCGTACGCATCCTGCTGGAAACCCACGACTCCCACCGCACGGGCGCGGCGGCCTCCCGCATCCTGGGCCCGGTCGGCCACAAGAACGTGGGCGCGCTGTGGGACGTCATGCACACCTGGCTGGGCGGCGAGACTCCGGCGGCAACCCACGCCGTACTCGCCCCACACCTCGGATACACCCAGGTCAAGGACATCGCATCGGCGGACGACACGACTCCGCTCGCGCTGGGGACCGGCGTGCTGCCGCTCGGCGAGTGCGTCGCGCTGCTCGACGACGACGACTGGCTGTGCTGGGAGTACGAGAAGCGGTGGTATCCGGAGGCGGCGGAGCTGCCGGGGCTGCTGGCGGCCGGGCGGAAGTATCTGGAGCGGCTCGCCGGACACCGGTCAGGCTGA